The Campylobacter concisus genome has a window encoding:
- a CDS encoding isoleucyl-tRNA synthetase, which yields MKIFNAFFTGIIFVLAPIFTLFVGIYNNYFSHYGINEYFNVIFVDNVPFLWLLPVFFIFGYCFFYAPFRKIFRAFYLLLLVLCALSWYPDFGRSLGEAYFMSKPLEIDLSSNLQNEQKTSGKVLYDGRREIYFLRSDNDKVVKISK from the coding sequence ATGAAAATTTTTAATGCATTTTTTACTGGCATTATATTTGTTCTCGCTCCTATTTTTACGCTATTTGTCGGAATTTACAACAACTACTTTTCACACTACGGCATAAACGAGTATTTCAATGTGATTTTTGTGGATAATGTGCCTTTTTTGTGGCTTTTACCTGTGTTTTTTATATTTGGATATTGTTTCTTTTACGCGCCATTTAGAAAAATTTTTAGAGCCTTTTATCTGCTTTTGCTCGTGCTTTGCGCACTCAGTTGGTATCCTGATTTTGGACGAAGCTTGGGCGAGGCTTATTTTATGAGTAAGCCACTTGAGATAGATCTATCTTCAAATTTACAAAACGAGCAAAAAACAAGCGGCAAAGTCCTTTATGACGGACGAAGAGAAATTTATTTTCTAAGAAGTGACAATGATAAAGTCGTTAAAATTTCAAAGTAA
- a CDS encoding sulfite exporter TauE/SafE family protein, whose product MQNISLYMIISVAILSSFSHCVGMCSGFLSLQALFFKGKSKSEILMLSALYNLARIFAYVALGALFGVFGAAISFGMQARGVIFFIVGLVIAFIGIALLFRGELLKFVESEKALKFIVKMAKTSVQKRNLTNFLLLGFLNGLLPCGVVYYFLALGILSANVSDASLIMLIFGLCTLPAMLLASFVFGLLREKFKEIMFKLSACIMILNGLYLSFLGYRANA is encoded by the coding sequence ATGCAAAACATAAGCCTTTACATGATTATCTCAGTTGCGATTTTGAGCAGCTTTAGTCATTGTGTCGGCATGTGTAGCGGTTTTTTGAGCTTGCAAGCTCTATTTTTTAAAGGTAAAAGCAAGAGTGAAATTTTAATGCTAAGCGCGCTTTATAACCTAGCTAGAATTTTTGCTTATGTGGCTTTGGGAGCTTTGTTTGGCGTTTTTGGAGCAGCTATTAGTTTTGGTATGCAAGCAAGGGGCGTGATATTTTTCATAGTTGGCTTAGTGATCGCATTTATTGGCATCGCACTGCTTTTTAGGGGCGAGCTTTTAAAATTTGTAGAGAGCGAAAAAGCACTTAAATTTATAGTAAAAATGGCAAAAACAAGCGTGCAAAAGAGAAATTTGACAAATTTCTTACTGCTTGGCTTTTTAAATGGTCTTTTGCCTTGTGGCGTGGTCTATTATTTCTTAGCGCTTGGAATTTTAAGCGCAAATGTGTCTGACGCATCTTTAATAATGCTTATCTTTGGGCTTTGCACCTTACCAGCGATGTTGCTAGCTAGTTTTGTTTTTGGCTTACTAAGAGAGAAATTTAAAGAGATCATGTTTAAGCTCTCAGCTTGCATAATGATCTTAAACGGACTTTATCTATCATTTTTAGGATATAGAGCAAATGCCTAG
- a CDS encoding sensor histidine kinase: MPSLNLDENFLSSSDGMRIAKLAMMGEMMANITHQWKQPLNELSLVLYKMKKLARSEDGEFIGSYERAMQIIKYMSETTDEFSSFLNPNTLSQEFSLADAARASIQIVKGVMKKEGIHIELEVLGDSKIYGHKNRLMQVIINLLNNAKDALNLQKIEEKNIKIKIDSDEKFAYLSVEDNGGGIDKNVIDEIFKPYFTTKEDAKGTGLGLYMSKQIIDQFNAEITAGNSDNGACFLIKLPHKGEIDE; the protein is encoded by the coding sequence ATGCCTAGTTTAAATTTAGATGAAAATTTTCTATCAAGTAGCGATGGCATGAGGATTGCTAAGCTTGCGATGATGGGCGAGATGATGGCAAATATAACTCACCAGTGGAAGCAGCCGCTAAATGAGCTAAGTTTAGTTTTATATAAGATGAAAAAGCTAGCACGCAGCGAAGATGGCGAATTTATCGGCTCTTATGAGAGGGCTATGCAGATCATAAAGTATATGTCAGAAACTACTGATGAGTTTAGCTCGTTTTTAAATCCAAACACACTTTCTCAAGAATTTAGCCTAGCAGACGCAGCTAGAGCATCGATACAGATCGTAAAAGGTGTGATGAAAAAAGAGGGCATTCATATAGAGCTTGAGGTGCTAGGGGACTCTAAAATTTATGGTCATAAAAACAGGCTCATGCAAGTCATCATAAATTTACTAAATAACGCAAAAGACGCACTAAATTTACAAAAGATAGAAGAAAAAAATATAAAAATAAAGATTGATAGCGATGAAAAATTTGCTTACCTAAGCGTAGAAGATAACGGTGGTGGCATAGATAAAAATGTGATAGATGAGATTTTTAAGCCATATTTTACTACCAAAGAAGATGCCAAAGGCACTGGCTTAGGACTATATATGTCAAAGCAAATAATCGATCAATTTAACGCAGAAATAACAGCGGGCAACAGCGATAATGGAGCCTGTTTTTTAATAAAGTTACCACACAAAGGAGAGATAGATGAATAA
- the mreC gene encoding rod shape-determining protein MreC: protein MKSKIVLFVFIALLAGASMFKGEILSNISIKFSNYAINSYDNFAKSVKDYINEYFRQASEIEKLRAQNKELERSATLLSTFANELNQILKDKNSTAYAPAVKLVKGLSYVHIGDYNKIWISEFEGYDPNKIYGLIYQGSSAGIVIAKDGKPLAYLQNDPKSIFAVYIGNDKIPGVAHGNQGQIMVKFIPQWLSPKEGDEVFTSGLDGIFFSGVPVGRVSKILKESSYQSVIVEPYAKLNIPNYLYVVTKEK, encoded by the coding sequence ATGAAGAGTAAGATTGTTCTTTTTGTTTTTATAGCGTTGCTCGCTGGCGCCTCGATGTTTAAGGGCGAAATTTTAAGCAACATCTCTATCAAATTTAGCAACTACGCTATAAATTCATACGACAATTTTGCCAAAAGCGTGAAAGATTATATAAATGAATATTTTAGGCAGGCTAGCGAGATAGAAAAACTAAGAGCACAAAACAAAGAGCTAGAGCGCTCAGCCACGCTTCTATCTACTTTTGCAAACGAGTTAAATCAAATTTTAAAAGATAAAAACTCAACTGCCTACGCCCCAGCCGTAAAGCTAGTAAAAGGGCTTAGTTACGTGCATATCGGGGATTATAATAAAATTTGGATAAGCGAGTTTGAAGGATACGACCCAAATAAAATTTACGGGCTCATCTATCAAGGAAGCAGCGCCGGCATCGTCATCGCAAAAGATGGCAAGCCTCTAGCTTACTTGCAAAATGACCCAAAAAGTATATTTGCAGTCTATATAGGAAACGACAAAATTCCAGGCGTCGCGCATGGAAATCAAGGCCAAATAATGGTGAAATTTATCCCACAATGGCTCAGCCCAAAAGAGGGCGACGAGGTCTTTACGAGCGGGCTTGACGGGATATTTTTTAGTGGGGTGCCAGTAGGGCGCGTGAGTAAAATTTTAAAAGAGAGCTCCTATCAAAGCGTGATAGTTGAGCCCTATGCAAAGCTAAACATACCAAACTACCTATACGTTGTAACAAAGGAAAAATGA
- the carA gene encoding glutamine-hydrolyzing carbamoyl-phosphate synthase small subunit produces the protein MKAYIYIENGVFLEAKAFGAHGECAGELVFNTSMTGYEEIMSDPSYAGQFIVFTMPEIGIVGINEDDMESLRIHASGVIMRSYNETPSNYRSQKSLGKFFEEQGKFGVYDVDTRYLTKMLRDEGALMAYISTQISDKDELKRRLESSGRIENINYVKTVSAMDEYEHKKGAWDRNLKSYKPLKSIGKKIAVFDFGVKRNILNELCETGLEVIVVPHDTKAEVLIEKFKNGEINGVFLSNGPGEPKNLKAEIAEIKKMIEARIPIFGICLGHQLLSNAFGYETYKLKFGQHGANHPVLNLETKAIEITTQNHNYNVPESIAEVAVVTHRNLFDNTIEGVRYKDYPIFSVQHHPEASSGPNESKYIFKQFLEIL, from the coding sequence ATGAAAGCTTATATTTACATTGAAAACGGCGTTTTTTTAGAGGCAAAGGCCTTTGGTGCTCACGGCGAGTGTGCAGGCGAGCTCGTTTTTAATACCTCTATGACTGGCTATGAGGAGATCATGAGCGATCCAAGCTATGCTGGTCAGTTTATCGTCTTTACTATGCCAGAGATCGGCATCGTTGGCATAAACGAAGATGATATGGAGAGCCTTAGAATTCACGCAAGTGGCGTAATAATGAGAAGCTACAACGAGACTCCGTCAAACTACCGCTCGCAAAAGTCTTTAGGCAAATTTTTCGAAGAGCAGGGCAAATTTGGCGTTTATGACGTTGATACTAGATATCTAACAAAGATGCTACGTGATGAGGGCGCTTTGATGGCATACATCTCAACGCAGATAAGCGACAAAGATGAGCTAAAACGCAGGCTTGAAAGTAGCGGACGTATAGAAAATATAAACTATGTAAAAACAGTCAGTGCAATGGACGAGTACGAGCATAAAAAAGGCGCTTGGGATAGAAATTTAAAATCATATAAACCGCTAAAAAGTATCGGCAAAAAGATAGCTGTTTTTGACTTTGGAGTAAAGAGAAATATCCTAAATGAGCTATGCGAAACTGGCCTTGAGGTCATCGTGGTACCACACGATACGAAGGCTGAGGTTTTGATAGAAAAATTTAAAAATGGCGAGATAAACGGGGTATTTTTATCAAATGGTCCAGGCGAGCCAAAGAATTTAAAGGCTGAAATAGCTGAGATCAAAAAAATGATAGAGGCTAGGATTCCTATATTTGGCATCTGCCTTGGACACCAGCTGCTTTCAAATGCCTTTGGATACGAGACATATAAACTTAAATTTGGTCAGCATGGAGCAAACCATCCAGTCTTAAATTTAGAGACAAAAGCGATCGAGATAACAACACAAAATCACAACTACAACGTGCCAGAGAGCATCGCTGAAGTAGCGGTTGTGACACATAGAAATTTGTTTGACAACACGATCGAGGGTGTGAGATACAAAGACTATCCGATCTTCTCGGTGCAACATCACCCAGAAGCAAGCAGCGGTCCTAATGAGAGCAAATATATATTTAAGCAGTTTTTAGAAATTTTATAA
- a CDS encoding DUF507 family protein: MRIKLPHVPYVSHKIAIDLLNCGFVKLNKGIEPIVAKASEILNTDVQKERALDERVNELLEKNEDEMQTMQIDRKNMFWLVKKKLAGEFDVILTHEDRFSNVAHKILEAIWKSDLVEYNVSENRVKNVIYSSIDEYLKSYEKIEDSVYEMMQNYKRKLIPGTDEYDLIFERLYQDELKKRGML, translated from the coding sequence ATGCGTATAAAACTTCCACACGTCCCTTATGTCTCACATAAAATAGCAATAGATCTTTTAAACTGTGGTTTTGTAAAGTTAAACAAAGGTATCGAGCCAATCGTAGCAAAAGCAAGTGAAATTTTAAATACTGATGTTCAAAAAGAAAGAGCGCTGGACGAGCGAGTAAATGAGCTTTTAGAGAAAAACGAGGACGAGATGCAAACTATGCAAATCGACCGCAAAAATATGTTTTGGCTCGTTAAAAAGAAACTTGCTGGCGAATTTGACGTCATTTTAACTCATGAAGATAGATTTAGCAATGTCGCTCACAAGATACTCGAAGCTATCTGGAAGAGCGATTTGGTCGAGTATAACGTATCAGAAAACCGCGTAAAAAATGTCATTTATAGCTCGATAGATGAGTATCTAAAAAGTTATGAGAAGATAGAAGATAGCGTCTATGAGATGATGCAAAACTACAAACGCAAACTTATCCCAGGAACTGATGAATACGACCTGATTTTTGAGCGTTTATACCAAGATGAGCTTAAAAAAAGAGGAATGCTTTAA
- a CDS encoding response regulator transcription factor — translation MNKILKNLTVLLVEDDSDSKKIMHDVLSDNFEKVFTAQNGDEGLKKFKKYNPNMVITDVFMPISDGLDMTRYIKEISKDTPVIVLSAHSEKETLLKAIDVGVDKYLIKPIMADDLLKTIENVAKSKIETANIIQVANGYSFNKIKRVLIRDGVEISLTKKELAFISLLIKRLGTLVLHDEIKSVVWVGESVTEAAIRTFVKRVRDKVGNNFIKNVPGLGYKIDRRLS, via the coding sequence ATGAATAAAATTTTAAAGAACCTAACGGTTTTGCTTGTCGAAGACGATAGCGACAGCAAAAAGATCATGCACGATGTGCTAAGTGACAATTTTGAAAAAGTTTTTACTGCTCAAAATGGTGATGAAGGTTTGAAAAAATTTAAAAAATACAACCCAAATATGGTAATTACAGATGTATTTATGCCAATTAGTGATGGACTTGATATGACAAGATATATCAAGGAAATTTCTAAAGACACACCTGTCATCGTCCTAAGTGCGCATAGCGAAAAGGAGACTTTATTAAAGGCTATCGATGTTGGCGTTGATAAGTATCTCATAAAACCTATCATGGCAGATGATCTTTTAAAAACGATAGAAAATGTCGCAAAAAGCAAGATAGAAACTGCAAACATCATCCAAGTTGCAAACGGATATAGCTTTAACAAAATTAAGCGCGTACTTATCAGAGACGGTGTTGAAATTTCACTTACTAAAAAAGAGCTTGCATTTATCTCACTTTTGATAAAAAGACTTGGTACGCTCGTGCTTCATGATGAGATTAAAAGCGTCGTTTGGGTTGGCGAGAGCGTTACAGAAGCAGCTATTAGAACCTTTGTTAAGCGCGTTAGAGACAAAGTTGGCAACAATTTTATAAAAAATGTCCCAGGACTTGGTTACAAAATAGACAGAAGACTTTCCTAG
- the carB gene encoding carbamoyl-phosphate synthase large subunit, which translates to MPKRTDINTILLIGSGPIVIGQACEFDYSGTQAAKTLKELGYRVVLINSNPATIMTDPNFADATYIEPITKDSILRIIEKENIDAILPTMGGQVALNAAMEVFESGLLKDVKFLGANPEAIKKGEDRQIFKATMQKIGMDLPESRYAYNMDDALNAANEIGFPLIIRASYTLGGAGSGVAYNMDEFKELANTGLDASPIHEILIEESLLGWKEYEMEVIRDRNDNCIIVCSIENFDPMGVHTGDSITVAPALTLTDKEYQAMRDASFAILREIGVDTGGSNVQFAIDPKTGRMIVIEMNPRVSRSSALASKATGYPIAKVATLLAVGFSLDEIKNDITGTPASFEPVIDYIVTKIPRFTFEKFPGSNPYLGTAMKSVGEVMAIGRTFKESIQKALCSLERDLCGFNSLSLEKNALIYGIRNANERRILYLAQAFRDGFSVAEVHEFSKIDPWFLEQIYEIVKFEDKIDMDILNNEELLREAKSMGFSDKMIAVLINEKDDLELSQNDIYFARQKLGIELEYNEVDTCAGEFKALTPYLYSTTNITKFPKKEPVKEAKKVMIIGGGPNRIGQGIEFDYCCVHASYALRDLGVKTIMYNCNPETVSTDYDTSDILYFEPIDFEHVRSVIEREKPDGVIVHFGGQTPLKFAKRLSVIGAKIIGTTARVIDVAEDRKKFSEFINKIGVLQPKNDTATSLEEALQKAATIGYPVLVRPSYVLGGRAMRRVHNESELKEYMSEAVKVSNHSPVLLDKFLQDAKELDVDAICDGKEVYIGAIMEHIEEAGIHSGDSACILPPMSLSAEMIKKVERQTRDIALNLGVVGLMNIQFAIYENELYMIEVNPRASRTVPFVSKATGVPMAKVATRVMWQGNLREALKFYDDYKVVYEDGDILKPRVSSHVCVKECVLPFNKLSGADLILGPEMKSTGEVMGISHDFASSFAKSQIAASNTLPSKGRVFLTLADADKSYAPDLAKELIALGFSIVATGGTHKILSEAGVEAEFVYKISEGRPNVEDRLKNGDIALVINTSDTKSSVDDGKKIRQNVLRFKIPYFTTIRAALAAAKSLSTVQTGKALEVKSLQEYLSEKQ; encoded by the coding sequence ATGCCAAAAAGAACAGATATAAATACCATTTTGCTAATCGGCTCAGGCCCTATCGTCATCGGTCAAGCCTGCGAATTTGACTACTCAGGCACGCAAGCAGCCAAGACGCTAAAAGAGCTTGGATACCGCGTAGTGCTCATAAACTCAAACCCAGCCACCATCATGACTGACCCAAATTTCGCCGACGCAACGTATATAGAGCCGATCACAAAAGATAGCATTTTAAGGATCATCGAAAAAGAAAATATTGACGCCATCTTGCCAACGATGGGCGGTCAAGTGGCGCTAAATGCCGCTATGGAGGTCTTTGAGAGCGGTCTTTTAAAGGATGTCAAATTTCTTGGTGCAAACCCAGAAGCGATAAAAAAGGGCGAAGATAGGCAAATTTTTAAAGCGACCATGCAAAAGATCGGCATGGACCTGCCTGAGAGTAGATATGCTTATAACATGGACGACGCGCTCAATGCGGCAAACGAGATAGGCTTTCCACTCATCATAAGAGCTAGCTACACGCTTGGTGGCGCAGGAAGCGGTGTGGCTTACAATATGGACGAATTTAAAGAGCTAGCCAACACCGGCCTTGACGCAAGCCCGATACATGAAATTTTGATAGAAGAGAGCTTGCTTGGCTGGAAAGAGTACGAGATGGAGGTCATCAGAGATAGAAACGACAACTGCATCATCGTCTGCTCGATCGAGAATTTCGACCCAATGGGCGTGCATACGGGCGATAGCATCACGGTCGCACCAGCTTTAACGCTCACAGACAAAGAGTATCAGGCTATGCGTGACGCTAGTTTTGCCATACTTCGCGAAATAGGCGTTGATACGGGCGGCAGCAACGTGCAGTTTGCCATAGACCCAAAAACTGGCCGTATGATCGTTATCGAGATGAACCCACGCGTTAGCCGAAGCTCAGCACTTGCTAGTAAAGCTACTGGCTACCCGATCGCAAAGGTCGCGACACTGCTTGCGGTTGGTTTTAGCCTAGATGAGATCAAAAACGACATCACTGGCACGCCTGCTAGCTTTGAGCCGGTGATCGACTACATCGTGACAAAGATCCCACGCTTTACATTTGAGAAATTTCCAGGATCAAACCCATATCTAGGCACTGCGATGAAGTCAGTTGGCGAGGTCATGGCTATTGGCAGGACATTTAAAGAGAGCATCCAAAAGGCGCTTTGTAGCCTAGAGCGTGATCTTTGCGGATTTAACAGCCTTAGCTTAGAGAAAAACGCTTTGATTTATGGTATCAGAAATGCAAATGAGAGAAGAATTTTATATCTAGCGCAAGCCTTTAGAGATGGATTTAGCGTGGCTGAGGTGCATGAGTTTAGCAAGATCGATCCTTGGTTTTTGGAGCAAATTTATGAGATAGTTAAATTTGAAGATAAGATAGACATGGATATCTTAAACAACGAAGAGCTACTGCGAGAGGCCAAAAGCATGGGCTTTTCAGACAAGATGATAGCTGTGCTTATAAATGAAAAAGACGATCTTGAGCTTAGTCAAAATGATATCTATTTTGCTAGGCAGAAGCTTGGCATCGAGCTTGAGTACAACGAGGTCGATACTTGCGCGGGCGAATTTAAGGCGCTAACGCCATATCTTTACTCAACTACAAATATTACTAAATTTCCTAAAAAAGAGCCTGTAAAAGAAGCTAAAAAGGTGATGATAATAGGCGGCGGTCCAAACAGGATCGGCCAGGGCATAGAGTTTGACTACTGCTGCGTGCATGCAAGCTACGCTCTAAGAGACCTTGGCGTAAAAACGATAATGTATAACTGCAACCCAGAAACCGTCTCAACCGACTACGACACGAGCGATATTTTGTACTTTGAGCCGATCGATTTTGAACACGTTAGATCAGTCATCGAGCGTGAAAAACCAGACGGCGTGATCGTGCATTTTGGCGGTCAAACTCCGCTTAAATTTGCAAAACGCCTAAGCGTGATCGGCGCTAAGATCATCGGCACAACCGCAAGAGTGATCGACGTGGCCGAAGATAGAAAGAAATTTAGCGAATTTATAAATAAAATAGGCGTCCTTCAGCCTAAAAATGACACCGCTACTAGCCTAGAAGAAGCCTTGCAAAAGGCCGCTACTATCGGCTACCCAGTGCTTGTTCGCCCAAGCTACGTCCTAGGTGGTAGGGCGATGAGAAGGGTGCATAACGAGAGCGAGCTAAAAGAGTATATGAGCGAGGCAGTAAAGGTTAGCAATCACTCGCCAGTGCTACTTGATAAATTTTTACAAGATGCAAAAGAGCTCGACGTGGATGCGATATGTGACGGCAAAGAGGTCTATATAGGTGCGATAATGGAGCACATCGAGGAGGCTGGAATTCACTCTGGCGACTCAGCTTGCATATTGCCACCAATGAGCTTAAGTGCAGAAATGATAAAAAAAGTGGAGAGGCAAACTAGAGATATCGCGCTAAATTTAGGCGTTGTTGGTCTTATGAATATCCAGTTTGCTATCTATGAAAACGAGCTTTATATGATCGAGGTAAATCCTCGCGCAAGCAGGACTGTGCCGTTTGTGAGCAAGGCTACTGGCGTGCCTATGGCAAAGGTGGCTACAAGAGTTATGTGGCAGGGAAATTTACGTGAGGCGCTTAAATTTTATGATGATTATAAGGTTGTTTATGAAGATGGCGATATCTTAAAACCTCGCGTAAGTTCGCATGTTTGCGTAAAAGAGTGCGTGCTGCCGTTTAACAAGCTAAGTGGAGCTGATCTCATCCTTGGCCCTGAGATGAAGAGCACGGGCGAGGTCATGGGTATCAGCCACGACTTTGCAAGCTCATTTGCAAAGAGCCAGATCGCTGCTAGCAACACTTTGCCAAGCAAGGGCAGGGTATTTTTAACGCTAGCTGACGCTGATAAATCTTACGCGCCTGATCTTGCAAAAGAGCTAATAGCACTTGGTTTTAGCATCGTCGCAACTGGCGGTACGCATAAAATTTTAAGCGAAGCTGGCGTGGAGGCTGAGTTTGTCTATAAGATAAGCGAGGGCAGACCAAACGTCGAAGATAGGCTAAAAAATGGCGACATAGCACTTGTTATAAACACAAGCGATACTAAATCAAGCGTGGATGATGGCAAAAAGATCCGCCAAAATGTGCTTAGATTTAAGATCCCATACTTCACAACTATCCGTGCAGCACTCGCAGCTGCTAAGTCACTAAGCACAGTTCAAACTGGCAAAGCACTTGAAGTAAAAAGCTTACAAGAGTATCTAAGCGAGAAACAATAA
- the ccoN gene encoding cytochrome-c oxidase, cbb3-type subunit I — MRPSQLLHYDYSVAKLFMFATILFGIIGMVVGVVIAFQMACPELNYIAGEYSAFGRLRPLHTNGIIFGFMLSGIFATWYYIGQRVLKVSMSESPFLMFIGKLHFWLYMLVMVLAVVTLFMGESTAKEYAELEWPLDIAVVVVWVLWGVSIFGLIGIRREKTLYISVWYYIATFLGVAMLYLFNNMEVPTRLVSGYGSWLHSVSMYAGSNDALVQWWYGHNAVAFVFTVAIIAQIYYFLPKESGQPIFSYKLSLFSFWGLMFIYLWAGGHHLIYSATPDWMQTMGSVFSIVLILPSWGSAINILLTMKGEWAQLRESPLIKFMVLASTFYMFSTLEGPILSIKSVNALAHFTDWVPGHVHDGALGWVGFMIMAALYHMTPRVFKREIYSKSLMEAQFWIQTTGIVLYFASMWIAGITQGMMWRATDSYGNLLYSFIDTVVVLIPYYYIRAIGGLLYLVGFLMFAYNIYKSTSAKAILAEPKSASPMGGGAKASAEVM, encoded by the coding sequence ATGCGACCATCTCAGCTACTACACTATGATTATAGTGTAGCAAAGCTATTTATGTTTGCCACGATACTCTTTGGTATCATAGGCATGGTTGTTGGCGTAGTTATAGCTTTTCAAATGGCCTGTCCAGAGCTTAACTACATAGCCGGCGAATATTCGGCGTTTGGGAGGTTGCGTCCTCTTCATACTAATGGCATCATTTTTGGCTTCATGCTCTCAGGCATCTTTGCCACTTGGTACTACATCGGACAGCGTGTTTTAAAGGTCTCGATGAGCGAGTCGCCATTTTTGATGTTTATCGGCAAGCTTCACTTTTGGCTATATATGCTTGTTATGGTTTTGGCTGTTGTTACGCTTTTTATGGGCGAGAGCACAGCGAAAGAGTACGCTGAGCTTGAGTGGCCACTAGATATCGCAGTGGTCGTTGTTTGGGTGCTTTGGGGCGTTAGTATATTTGGCCTCATCGGTATCCGCCGCGAAAAGACGCTTTATATCTCAGTTTGGTACTACATCGCTACATTTTTAGGCGTTGCGATGCTATATCTCTTTAATAATATGGAGGTTCCAACAAGACTTGTTAGCGGATATGGCTCATGGTTACACTCTGTCTCTATGTACGCTGGCTCAAACGACGCTTTGGTTCAGTGGTGGTACGGCCACAACGCAGTTGCATTCGTCTTTACAGTGGCTATCATCGCTCAAATTTATTATTTCTTGCCAAAAGAGAGCGGTCAGCCGATATTTTCATATAAATTATCATTATTTTCATTTTGGGGTTTGATGTTTATTTACCTTTGGGCTGGCGGACACCACCTAATATACTCTGCTACGCCTGATTGGATGCAGACTATGGGCTCAGTCTTTTCTATCGTTTTGATCCTGCCTTCATGGGGTTCAGCGATAAATATCCTTCTTACGATGAAGGGCGAGTGGGCGCAGCTTAGAGAGAGTCCGCTTATTAAATTTATGGTCCTAGCTTCGACATTTTATATGTTCTCAACACTTGAAGGACCGATACTTTCTATCAAGTCAGTAAACGCCCTAGCGCACTTTACCGACTGGGTACCAGGACACGTTCACGACGGCGCGCTTGGCTGGGTTGGCTTTATGATCATGGCGGCACTTTATCATATGACACCGCGCGTGTTTAAGCGTGAAATTTACTCAAAGTCGCTAATGGAAGCTCAGTTCTGGATACAAACAACAGGTATCGTTTTATACTTCGCGTCTATGTGGATCGCTGGTATCACACAAGGTATGATGTGGAGAGCGACTGATAGCTATGGAAATTTACTCTACTCGTTCATAGACACGGTAGTTGTGCTTATCCCATACTACTATATAAGGGCTATTGGCGGACTTCTTTATCTAGTTGGCTTCTTGATGTTTGCTTATAATATCTACAAATCAACTTCTGCTAAAGCTATCTTAGCAGAGCCAAAAAGCGCTTCGCCAATGGGTGGCGGGGCAAAAGCTAGCGCGGAGGTGATGTGA